The DNA window TTAAATAATTATCATTGCTCATGAAATTGGAGAAAGACGTTATGAAATGGACTTCGCAGGCCGAAGCGGCGGTAAAAAAGGTACCTTTTTTTGTAAGAAAAAAAGTACGTGCACGTATTGAAAGAGAAGCCGCCCAGGCGGGTAAAAAAACGGTATCGCTTGCGGATGTTAAGGCTACCCAGGCGCGTTTTCTATCCAATATAAGTTCGGAAATAAAGGGGTATCAGCTCGATACCTGTTTTGGGGCAAGCGGCTGCCCAAACCGGGCAAATAAGGGAGACAAGTTGCTGAAACGGATTGAAGCGCTTGTTAAAGAAGAAGACTTGCTCGGTTTTCTAAAACAACAGGTTAAGGGAGATCTTAAGTTTCACCACGAGTTCAGGATAACCCTGGCTGATTGCCCCAATGCCTGTTCCCAGCCGCAAATTAAAGATATTGGAATTATTGGAGCCAGCCAGCCTGTTTTGACGGATGAGGCTTGCACCTTGTGCGAGGCATGTGTCGATGCGTGCCGGGAAAATGCCATTACATTGCAAAAGGAAAACAACAGGCCGGATATTGATGATGATCGGTGCCTGGCATGTGGCAAATGCATGGAGGCTTGTCCCACCGGGACCATTTCAACAGGTAAAATCGGCTTTAAGGTGCAGCTCGGTGGAAAGCTGGGCAGGCACCCGCAACTTGCAAAACAACTGCCCGGAATTTATAGTGAAGACGAAGTACTCGATATCATAAAGAACTGTATCATTTTCTATAAGGGTCATAGCAAACAAGGTCAAAGGTTTGCTGAAATATTTTCGTCTTCAGATTTTGAAAATTTTTCTAAACGTTATGGCACTTAATTTGTACCTTCGTATAATTTCTTCCCGCCACATCGTTCAATATGATTAATTAAAGAAAAAGGGAAAATTGATCTTTTGCCAAGCGTACAATACAGTAACCGCCCGTACGAGTTTTAATCCGGTGGCTGATCGGATTTTGTTGCGGCCTCCGTCCTGACTGCATATCCATTTGCCTTAAAAGCCCTGACTGCGTGATCTAAAGAATGATGTTTTACCAGTATGTAATCCGTATCATAGGTTGATATGGCAAAAATGCTGATGTTGCTTTCAGCTAAAACTTGGGAAATGCCGGCAAGAATACCGGTAAGGCCAAAATCAAGGGGGCCGTCCACTTGTATGCATGCCCATCCTTTTTCCTCATGGTCGCTTCTAATGGAAAGGCGTGTTTCACATACGATTGAAAGTTCCTCATCTGTTCGGCAAATTTGATAGAATTTGCTCTCATGAATCGTATCAGGTATCTTTGTG is part of the Thermodesulfobacteriota bacterium genome and encodes:
- a CDS encoding 4Fe-4S binding protein, which translates into the protein MKWTSQAEAAVKKVPFFVRKKVRARIEREAAQAGKKTVSLADVKATQARFLSNISSEIKGYQLDTCFGASGCPNRANKGDKLLKRIEALVKEEDLLGFLKQQVKGDLKFHHEFRITLADCPNACSQPQIKDIGIIGASQPVLTDEACTLCEACVDACRENAITLQKENNRPDIDDDRCLACGKCMEACPTGTISTGKIGFKVQLGGKLGRHPQLAKQLPGIYSEDEVLDIIKNCIIFYKGHSKQGQRFAEIFSSSDFENFSKRYGT
- a CDS encoding ACT domain-containing protein, whose product is MDKISLTVLTGEFSIHKLHPSTKIPDTIHESKFYQICRTDEELSIVCETRLSIRSDHEEKGWACIQVDGPLDFGLTGILAGISQVLAESNISIFAISTYDTDYILVKHHSLDHAVRAFKANGYAVRTEAATKSDQPPD